The genome window ATTTCATCATGGACTTACTGAAATGGTTTAGCGGTATAGGGATTGAAACATTGCATTTTCTTTTGAGAGCATTAACTATATGTTATAATTCATAGTATAATCGTAACAATTTTTAATAGTATTTTAAGGAGAAATAATTTAATGGCTGGTTTATTTGGTTGGTTGAAAAGAGGAAACAACAATAACAACACTTCTCAGGGAGCTTATTTTTTAGATCCCGATGATGCGAAAACCTATGGTGATATTGAATATATGCGTAAGACTAAAACTGTACGCAGAACATTTCCTAAAACTTTAGGTAGTGAAAAAGGTGCGGAATTAATTCAAGAAGTTTCTTCTGAAAAAATGGTTAAGAAAACCGCTTTTCAAAACTCTAATAATTTTAATAATACTCAAGGTAGTTTCAATTCTGTAGAGCAAACTTCCACCGAAAGCTCTAATACTGAGTCATCTTTTGCACCCAGTGAGCCTCAAAAACGTCGCCCTACGGATACTAACATGGATATGTTCCGTAATATGGCTAAAGGCATCAGAAAATAAATAGTTAACAGGTGTTGGATAATGGGTAATTCTTAATTACCCACGGCAATGCTTTAAATTTTATTTTCGTGGGCGTTACTGCCCACTTTTTTATGTTCTAGTGAGTCTAATCTGGGCTAGGGTAAATATTACAGGAATAATACGAGTGTAGTTAGTGGCGATCGCCCTCCAGCCCAAATCGGCAAAAAAGTAACCCCACAAAGCAGGCCCTAAAAAGGCAAATGTGCCCCTCACTATGGTATAACGGGCTGTATTAACTATCATTCCCCGTTTTGCTACTTGTAAAGCTAACTGAGATTGAAAACCAGAAGCAAGGGCAACACCCCCTTTTATTAAACCAGTTTTTGCTACCTGATAAGTGGTAAAATGGAGCGCAAATTGTTGAGCAATTTTTTTGAGTAACCAAGACTTTAAAATTGAGCTTACCGCCACAACCCCACTACCCTTGAGGATAATTTTTAGAGGATCATGTTGTAACCTTAAAGGTAAAGGCTCAGGAGTGGTAGAATTTGCCAAAGATTTAATCACCTGATTACGGATAGAATTCTGCTCATCAGTAGGTAACTTTGCCCACGCCTTTTGTAGTAAATGCAAAAAAATCTCCGCTTCAATGTCAACGGTTGCCATAGATAAATCGTAGGGAATTTTGAGGTAACGGCAAACTTGAACTAATATTTCTCGGTAAGATACTTGATGGGTGCGACGTTTTAAAACTGTCATGCCATCTGCCGCTAAAAAACGAAATCTTTGCTCAATGGTATCTAACCAGCTTGGTAAATCCTGACTTTGTACATCGATGGGGGCAGGGGTTTGTAAATAGTCGATGGGATTGAGACGACGACAAAATAAAATATTAGTTAGTTGTTGTAATTCTTCTTCGGTAGCAACTTCTAAAGCGCTTCTAAATTCATCCACCATAGTAATTAATAATTGATAGTTGATAAGTAAGTAGGCATAATTAAATCGATTTAGGCAAGGGGTTTAAACCCCTTGTTTATAAGAGTCTTAATAAAATAAGAGCTATAATTAATTTCGCCAACCTACTTAATGGATAATAGTGATTTTTACGTGTTTTTTGATGTTGGTAAGATATTCAAACCTTTTATAATTATAGTTTCTGATTCATTCAGCACACCTTAATACTGACTTTGAATTTTTTATGTTACCCATCCAAGAAGCCTTTGATATTATTATCGACTATGTTAAACCATTAGAAGAAATTGAAACAGTTAATTTAAGTCAAACCTATAATCGCATATTAGGCAAAGCAATAAATTCCCCTCATGATTTTCCCTATTGGGATAACTCTGCCATGGATGGTTATGGGGTGCGCTGGGAAGATTTAGAAAAAATTAGGGATGGTAAGGATGTTTATTTAGAAATAATTGAAGAAATTCCTGCGGGTTATATTCCCCAGAAAAAGGTTAAATCTAATCAGTGCGCTCGTATTTTCACAGGGGCGATGATGCCAGAAGGGGCCGATACGGTGGTAATGCAGGAGAAAAGCCAAAGAGATGGTAAGTTTGTAAAAATTCTTGAGCCTTGCGCCAAGGGTAATTTTGTCAGGAAAAAAGGCTCTTTTTATGGGGCAAATGACTGTTTGTTACCTGCGGGAGTGAAGATAAATCCCCCTGAAATGGCTATTTTAGCCACGGCCCAATGTACGGAAGTAAGTGTGGTGCGATCGCCATTAGTTGCTATACTATCCACAGGGGATGAATTGATTTATCCCCATGAAACCTTGAGTAAAGGTAAAATCATCGATTCTAACCAATACCTACTCCATAGTTTTGTTAGCCAGAATGGGGCTATTTCCGTTCCTATGGGCATTGTACCCGATGAAAAAGAAAAATTAGAAGGGGCGATCGCCTCTGCCCTCGAAAAAGCCGATTTTGTTTTATCCACAGGGGGAGTTTCTGTGGGGGAATACGACTATGTCAAGGAAATATTAGTTAAATTAGGGGGCAAAATATTGATGGAAAAAGTAGCCATCAAACCAGGTAAACCTCTTACCGTAGCTATTTTTCCCGACAATAAACTATACTTTGGTATCCCAGGTAATCCTGTTTCTACCATGGTGATATGTTGGCGTTTTTTGCGAAGTGCCATCTCCAAATTATCAGGGGAAACAAACTATTATTTACCCAAAATTGTCGAGGGTATCTGTCAAGAAAATTTGAAGGCAGAGGAAACAAGAGAGTGTTATCTATGGGGTAGGGCGAATATCGTTGATGGTAAATATAATTTTACCCTTTCTCGGGGGCTTCACAATTCAGGAAATTTAGTAAACTTACAACAAACTAACGGTTTAGCTATCCTTCCTGTGGGAGTTTCCCATGTTAATCAAGGAGAGAAAATTAAGATAATGTTAGTGTAAGAGGCAAAAGATAATAATTATTTATTGTCAATTATCCATTACCCTCTACTGCCATTCCTCACTCAAAGTGCGAAAATCGAAATCCGATGCCCTAGAATGACATTCCAGACAACTGGTATGACTAACGGGAGAAGGTAAATCTACCCCTGGATGAAGGGCAAAAAAGTAACGGGATTGGGCGATGAATTTTGGTTCAGTTTCGTTAACGGAAATGGGGCGAGAATAGGTGCTTAAATATTGCCACATTAATACTTGATTAAAACGGATAACTCCTTGTAGTCTTGTGCCGTAGTGGTTAAGGGGATTTTCGAGGATGGTTTTCCATGTGTCTGTAGGTAATACCGCTGGGGGAATGGCGAGATGGCAACTTGAGCAATTTTCGAGGTAGATTTCTTTTCCTACTTTATAGTTATCTGCCACTTTATCCACGGATTTGGGTGCCATGGGGTTTGCCATTGCTTTGGTGGTAATACTGCCCATGATTGTACTCCAGCTAATGGCTACAATGGAGATTAAGATTAGTAAATATCTTTTTTTATCTTTTTTTTGTTTCATGGGGCGATCGCACTTTACTTTAGTAAAATAATAAACGTTTACTTATCATATCATCAGTTTTATCAGTGTGTAATGAATGGTTTGTCTTTTTTTATGGTTAAATATTTATTAATTATGTCATTCAGATTACCCTAATTATTAAAATAATTAACTATTTCTTGGGCAATCATTTCAGTGCCATTTTTTCTTAATTTTTCTTTAGTCAAAGGAAGATTTAATTCTTGTTTTAAAAAATTCCAATCAGACTCAAAAAATTGTTCATTAGTTAATATTTGGTGATAACTATATTTTTTTAAACCTTCCATTAATAAAGGAGTCTCTGCAAATCCTTGTCGATCTAAAACTATCAAAGGAAGATTCAATCTCATTGCCTCTGCAAAGGTACTATAACCCGGTTTAGTCATAATTTTTCCACATAAAGGCATAAAATCTACAGGGCGAAGGTAACTATTTGTAACCTTTAACAAATTGGGTAAATCAG of Cyanobacterium sp. HL-69 contains these proteins:
- the moeA gene encoding molybdopterin molybdotransferase MoeA encodes the protein MLPIQEAFDIIIDYVKPLEEIETVNLSQTYNRILGKAINSPHDFPYWDNSAMDGYGVRWEDLEKIRDGKDVYLEIIEEIPAGYIPQKKVKSNQCARIFTGAMMPEGADTVVMQEKSQRDGKFVKILEPCAKGNFVRKKGSFYGANDCLLPAGVKINPPEMAILATAQCTEVSVVRSPLVAILSTGDELIYPHETLSKGKIIDSNQYLLHSFVSQNGAISVPMGIVPDEKEKLEGAIASALEKADFVLSTGGVSVGEYDYVKEILVKLGGKILMEKVAIKPGKPLTVAIFPDNKLYFGIPGNPVSTMVICWRFLRSAISKLSGETNYYLPKIVEGICQENLKAEETRECYLWGRANIVDGKYNFTLSRGLHNSGNLVNLQQTNGLAILPVGVSHVNQGEKIKIMLV